The Geomonas ferrireducens DNA segment GCGCAACCGCGTCACCGTCGCGGCGGCCGAAGCGGACGCGTAGATGCGGCGTTCTCAGTAGTCCACCCCGGGCTGCGGTTCGATCTCCTTGCGGTAGGCGTGCTTCACCTCTACCACCTCGCTCACCGTGTCCGCCAGCTCGACCAGCAATGGGTGGGCGTCGCGGCCGGTCAGCACGAGGTGCATGAGGGGCGGCTTCGCCTCGAGGATCTCCAGCACCTGCTCGAGATCGATGAGCTTCAGTTGCAGGGCGTTGTTGATCTCATCGAGGATGACCATGTCGAAAAGGCCCGACGCCATCTTCTCCAGGGCGAGCTGGATCGCGTCCTGGGCGTTGGCGCGGTGCTCGCTCTTAGGGTACGGGTTCCCCTGGATGCCGCAGAACCCCTTGCCGGTCGCATGCAGTTCCACCCGCTCTCCCAGAAGTTTCACCCCGTCCCACTCCCCCGCGTAAAGATCCCCTTTCATGAACTGGATGATGCAGACCCTCATCCCGTGCCCGAGCGCCCGCAGCGCCATGCCGAGCGCAGCCGTGGTTTTCCCCTTGCCGTGGCCGGTGATCACCACGATCAAACCCTTCCTCTCCTTCGGTTCCAGCCGGTCTATCTTCAGCGGCGGGCTTCCCTGTTTCTTCATGACGTCGCCTCCAAACTCTTACATGAATCAATGATGTGCGGCCATCTTGCCGAGGACGCGCCAAAGCCCCGCAACACCCATGAGGGCGATGGCGAGACCGGCGGCACGGAGCATGGCGTTTTTGAGCGCTCCCGAGACGGCGCTCGAGGCGGTGCCGAAG contains these protein-coding regions:
- the cobO gene encoding cob(I)yrinic acid a,c-diamide adenosyltransferase yields the protein MKKQGSPPLKIDRLEPKERKGLIVVITGHGKGKTTAALGMALRALGHGMRVCIIQFMKGDLYAGEWDGVKLLGERVELHATGKGFCGIQGNPYPKSEHRANAQDAIQLALEKMASGLFDMVILDEINNALQLKLIDLEQVLEILEAKPPLMHLVLTGRDAHPLLVELADTVSEVVEVKHAYRKEIEPQPGVDY